CCGCGGCCTCCCGGCGGCTTTAACCGGACTCCGGAGCCGGGTTTGTGCGGTGGGGGCCGGGCTGCGGCCTCTTGGGGCCTCCAGGGTGGCCGTGGCCTGTTATAACGCCCGGCGCCTGGGTCTGAATCTGAGCGCCTTCTACCTGCCGCAGGCCGGATGCCCCGAGTGGCAGCGCGGGCCCCGGGCCCAGCGCAAACTTTATGGCCGCCTGGGCAGCGCCTCCGGTGTCCCGGCCGCCTCCCTATGGCCCGACTCCGAGCAGCTGCAGCAGTTGGTGCAGCACCAGGCCGAGTGGGAGCCCAGCCTGCAGCAGATGTGGAGCAACCTCCGGGCCAAGGAGCTGGAGCAGCagaagaagcagcgggagaggtgaGAGAGGCAGGACAAACTTACATTTCTGTAGCGCCTGTCATATCCTCAGGAAGCGCTTTATAGCCGATGAAGTTcttttgtagtcactgttgtaggaaatgaagcagccaatttgcacacagcaagatttggcaaacaacaacaacctatatttatgtagcaccttaacaCGTTAAaacccaaggtgcttcgcaggagcattataaaacaaagtatgttactgaaccacaaaaggagatattaggtctgatgagcaaaagcttggtcaaagagttttaaggagtgtcttaaaggagggaaagtgaggtagggaggatatttcagagcttggggcctagacaactgaagacaCAACcatcaatagtggagtgattaaaatcagggatgcacaagaggccagaattattgGAGTGCAGTTAccttggagggctgtggggctgcaggagattacagggatagggagcggtgagaccatgaagggatttgaaaacaaggatgaaaattttgaaGTCAAGGTGTTGTTTAACCAGAAGCCCTTGTAGGTCATTAAGCGcaggggtgatgggggggggggggtgggggaaagggcttGGTAGTGGGAGGTGTTCTGAGGGAAGAGACAGAAGTGTGGGAAGAACAGGAAGGAGGGGTGA
This genomic window from Heterodontus francisci isolate sHetFra1 chromosome 43, sHetFra1.hap1, whole genome shotgun sequence contains:
- the gadd45gip1 gene encoding large ribosomal subunit protein mL64, which codes for MAAPMLRLFRGLPAALTGLRSRVCAVGAGLRPLGASRVAVACYNARRLGLNLSAFYLPQAGCPEWQRGPRAQRKLYGRLGSASGVPAASLWPDSEQLQQLVQHQAEWEPSLQQMWSNLRAKELEQQKKQRERQKLIAANMAKMPKMVEDWRREKRELKIKQKEEKARRERLLSEARERFGYSIDPRSSKFQEMVKELEKEEKKQRKLMKRRRKEEVAGNEAAAAAAGTS